DNA sequence from the Streptomyces sp. CA-210063 genome:
GTCGTCGCCTGCGGGGTCGAGTCGATGAGCCGGGTGCCGATGTGGTCCAACGTGCCGCCCGGCACGGACCCCTTCGGACCTGGTGTCGCCGCGCGCTTCCCCGAGGGGCTCGTCCCGCAGGGCATCAGCGCCGAGCTGATCGCCGCGAAGTGGTCGATCGGCCGTGAGCTGATGGACGCCTTCGCGGTGTCCTCCCACCACAAGGCCGCGGCGGCCTGGGAGGGCGGCCTCTTCGACGCGGAGGTCGCGCCGCTGGACGGCCTGTCGCGGGACGAGTGCGTACGGCCCGGCAGCACGCCCGAGATCCTCGCCGGGCTCAGGCCCGCGTACCACGACCCGGGCTTCGCCGAGCGCTTCCCGCAGATCGAGTGGAACGTCACCGCGGGCAACGCGAGCCCGGTCAACGACGGCGCCTCGGCCGTTCTCATCACGTCCAGCGAGACGGCGGCCCGGCTCGGTCTGCGTCCGCTCGCCCGGCTGCACAGCTTCGCCGTGACCGGCTCGGATCCGCTGTTGATGCTCACGGGTGTCATACCGGCCACCGAGAAGGTCCTGCGCCGGGCGGGCCTTGCCCTTGACGACATCGACCTCTTCGAGGTCAACGAGGCGTTCGCCTGCGTTGTCCTCGCGTGGCAGCAGGAGACGGGTGTCGACCTGGCGAAGGTCAACGTCCATGGGGGTGCCATCGCGCTCGGGCACCCGCTCGGTGCGAGTGGTGCGCGGCTGACCACCACGCTCGTGCACGCCCTGCGGGAGCGCGGCGCTCGCTATGGGTTGCAGACGATGTGTGAGGCGGGTGGGCTGGCGAACGCGATGGTGCTCGAAGCGATGTGAGGGGCCGAGGGGGGTTCGTCGTCGGCTGCGGGTGAGTGGGGGCTGGTCGCGCAGTTCCCCGCGCCCCTGGGAGGGATGGCCCTTCGGGCCGATCCCTCCCCCCTCCCTCCCCTCCGCTTCCCTCCCGTCCGCGTCAGCGGGCTCGCAAATGGTGGCGCTTGCGCCAAGCCACCGCCGCGCCGACCAAGGCCGGGATCGCGATGCAGGCCATCGCGATCAGGAAAGCCGGGGAGGTCGGAGTGGAGGCGCGGGCGCCGGCCACCGCGTATGCGGCGGTGTTCGGGATCGAGCCGAGTGCGGTGGCGAGGAGGAAGGGGAGCCAGCCCATGCGGGAGACGGACGCGCAGTAGTTCGCCGCCCAGAACGGCACTCCGGGGAACAGCCGGGCCGCCAGCATCGAGCGGAAGCCGTGGCGGCTGAGCTGCCCGTCCGCCGACTTCAGCCAGCGGTGGCGGAGGAGGGGGCGCAGGGCGTCCTGCCCGAGTATCCGGCCCAGGCCGAAGGCGATCCCGGCGCCGAGGACCGTGCCCGCGAGCGCCGAGGCCAGGCCCAGCTGGGAACCGAAGAGGGCGCCCGCCGCGAGGTTGAGGATCGGCCGGGGCACGAAGGCGACCGTGCACAGCCCGTACGCCACCGCGAACGCCACGGCCGCCGCGGCGCCGCCCAGTTGGGG
Encoded proteins:
- a CDS encoding thiolase family protein, coding for MRDAVVVEAVRTPIGKGKPNGALAHVHPVELLAHTLRTLVDRAGIDPALVDDVIGGTVDQVGEQAMNTTRYAVLSAGFPETVPATTVDRQCGSSQQAVHFAAQGVMSGAYDMVVACGVESMSRVPMWSNVPPGTDPFGPGVAARFPEGLVPQGISAELIAAKWSIGRELMDAFAVSSHHKAAAAWEGGLFDAEVAPLDGLSRDECVRPGSTPEILAGLRPAYHDPGFAERFPQIEWNVTAGNASPVNDGASAVLITSSETAARLGLRPLARLHSFAVTGSDPLLMLTGVIPATEKVLRRAGLALDDIDLFEVNEAFACVVLAWQQETGVDLAKVNVHGGAIALGHPLGASGARLTTTLVHALRERGARYGLQTMCEAGGLANAMVLEAM
- a CDS encoding TVP38/TMEM64 family protein yields the protein MLDATTRSGGTATVLPRATTTELAVTTPSPTLDCARAGGAPIVPAVPLGRAARWGRVLLSPWARFSLLVALLVGAVVTVLLFEPQRLLADGWPPQLGGAAAAVAFAVAYGLCTVAFVPRPILNLAAGALFGSQLGLASALAGTVLGAGIAFGLGRILGQDALRPLLRHRWLKSADGQLSRHGFRSMLAARLFPGVPFWAANYCASVSRMGWLPFLLATALGSIPNTAAYAVAGARASTPTSPAFLIAMACIAIPALVGAAVAWRKRHHLRAR